One window from the genome of Candidatus Synechococcus calcipolaris G9 encodes:
- a CDS encoding DUF4335 domain-containing protein, which produces MLVQRQYSLPNCILVIEGLSNPTNTLSPVLDVVTVCECQLLGQKSVLRGGREFLDALVEQLPPMVQTWMSGVRLRRSLVKSEHLIHLEEQESHQFLLTIPAALLTQTDLAHVTKEHPDSKMVQVSLSWLQLFDLLEALDQLCCDSQTLPSLGTQLSSLPRRAIAPQVPLGKQLTPVALGAASLAIMAAVFYHMPVPERRPLEEDSPASFELSPADLAGRDFDIPEDLLPPVDERFIEDDPFIEEGFIEEAPFDVDEDPGFNNNPDNVNSPEQNNF; this is translated from the coding sequence ATGCTCGTCCAACGTCAGTACAGTTTACCCAACTGCATTCTGGTCATTGAAGGGTTAAGTAACCCAACCAATACCCTATCTCCGGTCTTAGATGTGGTCACGGTTTGTGAATGTCAACTCTTGGGACAAAAATCGGTCTTGAGGGGGGGGCGTGAATTTTTGGATGCCCTAGTGGAGCAATTGCCGCCTATGGTGCAAACCTGGATGAGTGGGGTACGCTTACGGCGATCGCTGGTGAAGTCTGAGCATTTGATTCATCTAGAAGAGCAGGAATCCCATCAGTTTCTCCTAACCATTCCTGCGGCCCTACTCACCCAAACGGATCTGGCCCATGTGACAAAGGAGCATCCCGACTCGAAAATGGTGCAGGTGTCCCTATCCTGGTTGCAACTCTTTGACCTGTTAGAAGCCCTGGATCAACTCTGCTGTGATAGCCAAACCCTGCCTAGTCTGGGCACTCAGTTAAGCTCCTTGCCCCGCCGGGCGATCGCCCCCCAAGTTCCCCTGGGCAAGCAATTAACGCCGGTGGCCTTGGGTGCAGCCAGTTTAGCCATCATGGCGGCTGTTTTCTACCATATGCCGGTTCCCGAACGCCGTCCCCTAGAGGAAGACAGTCCTGCCTCCTTTGAGCTATCTCCAGCGGATCTAGCGGGACGAGATTTTGATATTCCCGAAGATTTGCTCCCACCCGTAGACGAACGTTTTATTGAGGATGACCCCTTTATTGAAGAAGGATTTATTGAGGAAGCCCCCTTTGACGTTGATGAGGATCCAGGATTTAACAATAATCCAGATAACGTGAACAGCCCAGAGCAAAATAATTTTTAA
- a CDS encoding DUF3038 domain-containing protein, whose product METAKPTTTILESPSPDVLPPLLATLANPKGVSICPRRARWQIDLLMIALESLDLNAAEMMLQAARELSLQVIIPNRVIFWQLRCTNPFRHLAQRHPLSFEEGKALVMIICHVARRQTAVIRHLLLVLPQMEAQNLSPESYGPLRDYLDRFRRHFRKRMNLRRSSLFIYRDDAQLNALGLRLLHQLLICTGTLGMERLWFSLFDGEVD is encoded by the coding sequence ATGGAGACGGCAAAACCCACGACCACCATTTTAGAATCCCCTTCCCCGGACGTATTACCGCCCCTTTTGGCCACCTTAGCCAATCCCAAGGGGGTGAGTATTTGTCCAAGGCGTGCCCGTTGGCAGATTGATCTACTCATGATTGCCCTAGAGTCCCTTGACTTAAACGCGGCGGAGATGATGCTGCAAGCTGCTCGCGAACTCAGCCTTCAGGTAATTATTCCCAATCGAGTTATTTTTTGGCAATTGCGGTGTACCAATCCATTTCGACATTTAGCCCAACGTCATCCCCTCAGTTTTGAGGAAGGCAAAGCCTTAGTAATGATTATTTGCCATGTGGCCCGTCGCCAAACCGCTGTCATTCGTCATCTACTCCTGGTTCTGCCCCAAATGGAAGCCCAGAATCTATCCCCGGAGAGTTATGGGCCCCTGAGAGACTATCTGGATCGGTTTCGCCGTCATTTTCGCAAACGGATGAACTTACGCCGTTCTAGCCTATTTATCTATAGGGATGATGCCCAGCTTAATGCCCTAGGTCTACGCTTACTTCATCAACTCTTGATCTGTACGGGAACCCTAGGTATGGAGCGGCTTTGGTTTAGTCTTTTTGATGGGGAAGTGGATTAA
- a CDS encoding sodium/glutamate symporter: protein MFNLQTVLFAFVLLALLLLAGRFLKQKVQVFQKLYLPASVVAGVLALLLGPEVLGAIATARGGNVGFLAGGLFSENIRAVWSQAPGVFINIVFAALFLGETIPPPQDIWRKAAPQVVFGQTLAWGQYVVGILATLLVLGPLFGAHPISATLIEIGFEGGHGTAGGMADTLKELGYTDGADLAIGLATVGIVSGIVLGTALADWGRRKGHVTAVNHHVTEPEEIPDLNVITETPEVRRHRARLLRNLLIDPLSINFAIVGMAIAIGWLILEALRWVESMTWGGEDGFAIFQFVPLFPVALIGGIITQSLLNRLGLGVLVIRSMVQNIAGVALDVVVVAAIASISLKVIGGNLAVFLILSGAGILWNVLIFLWWAPRIFPSYWFEKGIGDMGQSMGVTATGILLLRMVDPDNRTGAFEGFAYKQLFFEPIVGGGLFTAAAPVLISRFGLLPILALTAGLLLFWLILGYALIRTFREPKSSH from the coding sequence GTGTTTAATCTACAAACCGTTTTATTTGCCTTTGTGTTGTTAGCCCTGTTGTTGTTGGCAGGACGCTTTCTCAAGCAAAAAGTTCAGGTCTTTCAGAAATTGTATCTGCCTGCTTCAGTGGTGGCTGGAGTGCTGGCGTTACTTTTGGGGCCGGAGGTGTTGGGGGCGATCGCCACGGCCCGGGGTGGTAACGTTGGATTCCTTGCTGGGGGACTCTTTTCTGAAAATATTCGAGCAGTCTGGTCTCAAGCACCAGGAGTGTTCATCAATATTGTCTTTGCCGCCCTCTTTTTAGGGGAAACCATTCCACCGCCCCAAGATATTTGGCGGAAGGCTGCCCCCCAAGTCGTCTTTGGTCAAACCCTAGCCTGGGGACAGTATGTGGTGGGTATTTTAGCCACATTACTGGTGTTGGGCCCTCTGTTTGGTGCCCATCCCATTTCCGCCACTTTGATTGAGATTGGCTTTGAAGGGGGGCATGGCACCGCTGGGGGGATGGCAGACACCCTAAAGGAGTTGGGATATACCGATGGGGCTGATTTAGCCATTGGCCTGGCAACCGTGGGCATTGTCTCCGGAATTGTCCTCGGTACGGCTCTGGCGGATTGGGGTCGCCGCAAGGGCCATGTGACTGCCGTGAACCATCATGTCACTGAACCGGAAGAAATTCCAGACTTAAATGTGATTACGGAAACTCCAGAGGTGCGGCGGCATCGCGCCCGACTGCTGCGAAATCTACTCATTGATCCTCTATCCATTAACTTTGCCATTGTCGGGATGGCCATTGCCATTGGCTGGCTGATTCTGGAAGCGTTGAGATGGGTCGAATCCATGACGTGGGGCGGGGAAGATGGATTTGCCATATTTCAGTTTGTGCCCCTGTTTCCGGTGGCCTTAATTGGTGGCATTATCACCCAATCCCTACTGAACCGCCTCGGCTTAGGGGTCTTAGTCATTCGATCCATGGTGCAGAATATTGCCGGTGTCGCCCTAGATGTGGTCGTTGTAGCGGCGATCGCCTCTATTTCCCTGAAAGTGATTGGCGGCAACCTAGCGGTCTTTTTGATCCTAAGTGGGGCTGGAATCCTCTGGAATGTGCTGATTTTTCTGTGGTGGGCCCCCCGCATCTTCCCTAGCTACTGGTTTGAGAAAGGGATTGGCGATATGGGACAGTCCATGGGAGTAACAGCCACTGGCATTTTGTTATTACGCATGGTGGACCCGGATAACCGTACCGGTGCTTTTGAAGGCTTTGCCTACAAGCAACTGTTTTTTGAACCCATTGTCGGCGGTGGTCTATTCACGGCGGCCGCTCCTGTCCTCATTAGTCGATTTGGATTACTACCCATTCTGGCCTTGACCGCAGGACTGTTGCTGTTTTGGCTGATCCTGGGCTACGCCTTGATTCGCACATTCCGAGAACCTAAATCTAGCCACTAA
- a CDS encoding isochorismatase, translated as MMKTPTLTELPIPQHFHGDRVGEVWRVPYQQRASEAQAWAKYHPLAPAVTDKTRICLMLVDVQNTFCIPGFELFVGGTSGMGAVEDNRRLCEFIYRNLGVITEIAPTMDTHTASQIFHAVFWIDDGGHHPAPLQTITLTDVQTGRWKVNPAIAHSLAAGNYMGLQQHALHYVQTLDQVGKFPLTIWPYHSLLGGIGHALVAAVEEACFFHNMARHSQTRFEIKGGNPLTENYSVLQPEVLESSQGHPIAQRNTRFIQRLLDFDVVIIAGQAKSHCVAWTIADLLTELQAQGSDLVKKVYLLEDCTSPVVVPGVVDFSEQADQAFQRFADAGMHIVKSTEAIATWPDIKF; from the coding sequence ATGATGAAAACACCAACTCTTACGGAACTACCCATTCCCCAACATTTTCACGGCGATCGCGTCGGCGAAGTCTGGCGAGTGCCCTATCAACAGCGGGCCAGTGAGGCGCAGGCCTGGGCCAAGTACCACCCTTTAGCTCCAGCGGTTACGGATAAAACCCGTATTTGTTTAATGCTCGTGGATGTGCAAAATACCTTTTGTATTCCTGGCTTTGAACTGTTTGTGGGGGGAACATCTGGGATGGGTGCGGTAGAGGACAATCGCCGCCTCTGTGAATTTATCTATCGCAACCTGGGTGTGATTACGGAAATTGCGCCGACAATGGACACCCACACCGCCAGCCAAATTTTCCATGCTGTTTTTTGGATTGATGATGGGGGGCATCACCCCGCACCTCTCCAAACCATTACATTGACCGATGTGCAAACCGGCCGCTGGAAAGTAAACCCGGCGATCGCCCATAGTTTAGCCGCGGGGAACTACATGGGCCTGCAACAACACGCTCTCCACTATGTACAAACATTGGATCAGGTCGGGAAATTCCCGCTGACGATTTGGCCCTACCACTCTCTCTTGGGGGGAATCGGCCATGCCCTGGTTGCGGCCGTGGAAGAAGCCTGTTTTTTCCACAATATGGCTCGCCATAGCCAGACTCGGTTTGAAATTAAGGGCGGTAATCCCCTGACGGAAAACTATTCTGTCCTCCAGCCCGAGGTCTTAGAGAGTAGCCAAGGACACCCGATCGCCCAGAGAAATACCCGCTTTATCCAACGGTTGCTGGATTTTGATGTGGTCATTATTGCCGGACAAGCCAAAAGCCATTGTGTGGCCTGGACAATTGCGGATCTGCTCACAGAGCTTCAGGCCCAGGGGTCAGACCTGGTTAAAAAAGTGTATCTCCTGGAAGACTGCACGTCCCCCGTCGTCGTTCCTGGGGTGGTGGACTTTAGTGAGCAGGCGGATCAGGCCTTTCAACGCTTTGCCGATGCCGGGATGCACATTGTCAAATCTACCGAGGCGATCGCCACCTGGCCGGATATCAAATTCTAA
- a CDS encoding ADP-ribosylglycohydrolase family protein gives MLGAIAGDIIGSAYEWRNVKTKDFPLKKLMTRFTDDTVLTVAIADAHLHGKNYIETLHHYYWRYPLAGYGKNFTLWATLKRRQPYNSWGNGSAMRVSPVAYVGQDLDTVLELAKASASVTHNHPEGIKGAQSTAAAIFLARTGTSKEEIKTYIQRTFGYNLDQTLDEIRPHYQFDVSCQGSVPQAIIAFLESTDFEDAIRNAISIGGDSDTIACITGGIAEAFYGEIPDPILNLVRETLDEPLWQTSQDFRFRFCT, from the coding sequence ATGTTAGGTGCAATTGCAGGGGATATTATTGGCTCCGCCTATGAATGGCGTAATGTCAAAACAAAAGATTTTCCCCTGAAAAAATTGATGACTCGGTTTACGGATGATACCGTGCTGACCGTTGCCATTGCGGATGCCCATCTCCACGGGAAGAATTACATTGAGACCCTCCATCACTATTATTGGCGTTATCCCCTAGCGGGCTACGGCAAAAATTTTACCCTTTGGGCAACCTTGAAACGCCGTCAACCCTATAACAGTTGGGGCAATGGCTCGGCAATGCGGGTAAGTCCAGTAGCCTATGTGGGCCAAGACCTCGATACGGTTTTAGAGCTTGCCAAAGCCAGTGCGTCCGTGACCCACAACCACCCGGAAGGTATTAAGGGGGCCCAATCCACCGCCGCCGCAATTTTCTTGGCGCGCACCGGCACGTCAAAAGAGGAGATTAAAACCTATATCCAAAGAACCTTTGGTTACAACTTGGATCAAACCTTGGATGAGATTCGCCCCCACTATCAATTTGATGTGTCTTGCCAAGGCTCCGTTCCCCAAGCCATCATTGCTTTTTTGGAATCTACAGATTTTGAAGATGCTATTCGCAATGCCATTTCCATTGGCGGCGATAGTGACACGATCGCCTGTATTACCGGGGGAATTGCCGAGGCATTTTATGGCGAAATTCCTGATCCAATTCTTAATCTTGTCCGAGAAACCTTAGACGAGCCACTTTGGCAGACCAGCCAAGACTTTCGGTTCCGATTTTGCACCTAA
- a CDS encoding protein phosphatase 2C domain-containing protein, protein MNRLFELAAGTVIGRSHRHLGRNNQDAYAIDLSPNRAIAIVCDGCGSSPHSEVGAKLGTRLVLSALKRALDGGQLEFSPDFWQDLRQELLTQLQQMISAMGNSLTVMRDYFLFTIVGAVLTPDQTAIFSLGDGVVILNEEVILKGSVVDNCPPFLAYGLVPTLERDANVQFQVIVRPTATVNTLVLGSDGVKDLAPAGSILPAMAALAEDPRIFQNPDRLRRYLAQCNREIIHPDWDNQVLDRQGGRLEDDTTLVLIRRKQLENSLC, encoded by the coding sequence ATGAACCGTCTTTTTGAACTTGCTGCGGGTACGGTTATCGGGCGATCGCACCGCCATTTAGGTCGTAATAACCAGGATGCCTATGCCATTGATCTGAGTCCGAACAGGGCGATCGCCATTGTTTGTGATGGTTGTGGTAGTTCTCCCCATTCCGAGGTGGGAGCCAAATTAGGGACGCGGCTGGTTTTATCTGCCCTGAAACGGGCCCTAGATGGGGGGCAATTAGAGTTTAGTCCAGACTTTTGGCAAGACCTGCGCCAAGAACTTCTAACCCAGTTGCAGCAAATGATCAGTGCCATGGGAAATTCCCTAACGGTGATGCGGGATTATTTTCTGTTCACCATTGTGGGTGCGGTACTAACCCCTGATCAAACCGCCATTTTTTCCCTAGGAGATGGGGTGGTGATTCTCAATGAGGAGGTGATCCTCAAGGGTTCCGTAGTGGATAATTGTCCACCCTTTTTGGCCTATGGCTTAGTGCCAACTCTAGAACGGGATGCCAACGTGCAATTTCAAGTGATTGTCCGCCCCACGGCTACGGTGAATACTCTGGTTTTGGGCAGTGATGGTGTTAAAGATTTAGCCCCCGCTGGCTCCATTCTTCCTGCTATGGCAGCCTTGGCAGAGGATCCGCGTATCTTCCAAAATCCAGATCGACTACGGCGATATTTAGCCCAATGTAATCGTGAAATTATTCACCCTGATTGGGACAACCAGGTACTCGATCGCCAAGGTGGCCGCTTAGAAGATGATACAACGCTGGTTTTAATTCGCCGTAAACAACTGGAGAACTCATTATGTTAG